One Hermetia illucens chromosome 4, iHerIll2.2.curated.20191125, whole genome shotgun sequence DNA segment encodes these proteins:
- the LOC119655292 gene encoding uncharacterized protein LOC119655292, whose amino-acid sequence MMICIGRNCIRFSYAPPNRKFQTNTQNLKNIPSASRQVKILQKLLGNRESGSKKRWYPHEQSTQSQITSVRDIGKAQNKQGKNASRRVNVLNKLFMKHITDQLASGSLSEQVLGKGLEISRVKMSPDFNGINVFWIARGGAHSDAEIETTLHKCSGILRHELSQLRLMGEVPRINFVKDRSYANLADVDELLKECDFGEEYEGTNSSSDQIREELGFNKLDDNEDDIPPMRHDVFGLNHKEIMTGILTKMRKSKDAWINYEMDSKDETSIKPEMSANSTTPKLDALRSKLNEAKIKEANFEKFLNSRNFKEAKPERKKPIRVLEERRQSDEYEEYSWRGSKDEEDYIEENENKK is encoded by the coding sequence ATGATGATCTGCATAGGGCGTAACTGCATACGTTTCAGTTATGCTCCTCCAAATAGAAAATTCCAGACCAACacgcaaaatcttaaaaatatacCCTCAGCATCACGACAGGTGAAAATCCTTCAAAAGCTCTTAGGTAACCGAGAAAGTGGCAGCAAGAAACGATGGTATCCCCACGAACAATCCACTCAGTCACAAATCACCTCCGTTCGTGACATTGGCAAAGCACAAAACAAACAAGGAAAAAATGCTTCACGTCGAGTAAACGTTTTGAATAAGCTGTTCATGAAGCATATAACCGATCAACTTGCTTCAGGTTCTTTGTCCGAGCAAGTACTTGGCAAGGGGTTGGAGATAAGTCGTGTAAAAATGTCGCCAGATTTCAATGGAATAAATGTGTTCTGGATAGCCAGGGGAGGCGCGCATAGCGATGCTGAAATCGAGACTACACTTCATAAATGCTCCGGTATTCTCCGCCATGAATTGTCGCAGTTGCGTCTAATGGGTGAGGTTCCAAGAATAAACTTTGTAAAAGATAGAAGTTATGCCAATTTAGCAGATGTCGATGAACTTTTAAAAGAGTGTGATTTTGGGGAAGAGTACGAAGGAACCAATTCCTCATCTGATCAAATACGAGAAGAGTTAGGATTCAATAAATTAGATGATAATGAAGACGACATACCCCCCATGAGACATGATGTTTTTGGATTAAACCACAAAGAAATCATGACTGGAATACTGAcgaaaatgcggaaatccaAAGATGCTTGGATTAACTATGAAATGGATAGCAAAGATGAAACATCTATTAAGCCGGAGATGAGTGCAAACTCCACAACGCCGAAATTGGATGCATTGCGCTCCAAGTTGAATGAAGCTAAAATAAAAGAGGCAAATTTCGAGAAATTTTTGAATTCTCGCAATTTTAAAGAAGCAAAGCCTGAACGAAAGAAACCTATTCGAGTGTTGGAGGAAAGACGACAGAGTGATGAATATGAAGAGTATAGTTGGCGAGGCAGTAAAGATGAAGAAGACTACATTGAAGAGAATGAGaataaaaaatag